A portion of the Avibacterium sp. 20-132 genome contains these proteins:
- the recD gene encoding exodeoxyribonuclease V subunit alpha codes for MLSLIKALQEKGIFSQGDYHFARLIAEKQQGKGYSLCQQNLAILLAALCNYSYLQGHSCLVLEANLASLLPLPQQEWEYIEKINAKIDYLPLTQWQDCLQQHIAFTTQPQEKIAPLVFQFNALYFYRIWQDEYRVAEYFAHSIQRTEQNVEQSAGQNSGIFDRTFDPQAIATILQKYFPHSAQPKQINWQEIAVAMAIKQPFTLISGGPGTGKTTTVTRLLLALQDLYQQGLRIKLVAPTGKATARLKESMDNSLARLKAELALPEALIAAIPTQPETLHRLLGVRFFEDMPKHNKQNPLLLDVLVVDESSMIDLSLMAKLLQALKPQTKLILLGDKDQLASVEAGAILAELGKFLTQGYSPDFVAYLQQTTGQHLSAITQGNPIRDHLCHLTQSHRFDEHSAIGQLAKLINQGNAEESWQLLQAGDLKKSDVVTTLPLTLVDFMQLTHKGEVNSLAYQPYCANVVVKSAVQNYADFLTLIQQVTAQNQPLDSEKIQQIFTAFNKVRYLTALRVGELGSEQLNQRIAEGLRAKGLVQFNQAREHYLGKPIMITQNDRNVGLYNGDIGLYLLSPNEQGQLKGHFYFENGKRELASRIPRHETAFAMTVHKSQGSEFDHAFMVLPTEPSPILSRELVYTGITRAKNQATVFSTEQSWKTAVRNPTKRQSGLALLLQKLVE; via the coding sequence ATGCTCAGCCTAATTAAAGCACTTCAAGAAAAAGGCATATTTAGCCAAGGGGATTACCATTTCGCACGCTTGATTGCCGAAAAACAGCAAGGCAAAGGGTATTCCTTATGCCAACAAAATTTAGCGATTTTATTGGCGGCATTGTGCAATTATTCTTATTTGCAGGGGCATAGTTGTTTAGTGCTTGAGGCTAATTTAGCCAGTTTATTACCATTACCTCAGCAAGAATGGGAATATATAGAAAAAATCAATGCCAAAATTGATTATTTACCCCTTACCCAATGGCAAGATTGTTTACAGCAACACATTGCTTTTACCACACAGCCGCAAGAAAAAATCGCCCCTTTGGTGTTTCAGTTTAACGCGCTGTATTTTTATCGTATCTGGCAAGATGAATACCGCGTTGCAGAATATTTTGCCCATTCCATTCAACGCACGGAACAAAATGTAGAGCAAAGTGCGGGGCAAAATTCAGGTATTTTTGACCGCACTTTTGATCCCCAAGCCATCGCAACAATTTTGCAAAAATATTTTCCTCATTCCGCACAACCAAAACAAATTAATTGGCAAGAAATTGCTGTTGCAATGGCAATTAAACAGCCTTTTACCCTAATCAGTGGCGGTCCCGGTACAGGCAAAACCACCACCGTAACACGATTATTACTTGCCTTACAGGATTTATATCAGCAAGGTTTACGTATAAAACTGGTTGCCCCTACAGGGAAAGCCACCGCTCGGCTAAAAGAGAGTATGGATAATTCCTTAGCTCGCTTAAAAGCAGAATTGGCGTTGCCAGAGGCGTTAATCGCTGCCATACCGACACAGCCAGAAACCTTACATCGACTACTTGGCGTACGCTTCTTTGAAGATATGCCCAAGCATAATAAACAGAACCCATTATTGCTTGATGTGCTTGTGGTAGATGAATCTTCAATGATCGATTTATCCCTAATGGCGAAATTGTTGCAAGCCTTAAAACCACAAACCAAATTAATTTTATTGGGAGATAAAGATCAGCTTGCCTCCGTGGAGGCAGGGGCAATTTTGGCAGAATTAGGCAAATTTCTGACGCAAGGCTACAGCCCCGATTTTGTGGCGTATTTACAACAAACCACAGGGCAACATTTGTCTGCGATAACACAAGGCAATCCAATTCGTGATCATCTTTGTCATTTAACCCAAAGTCATCGTTTTGATGAACATTCTGCCATTGGGCAGTTAGCGAAATTGATTAATCAAGGCAACGCAGAAGAAAGCTGGCAGTTGCTACAAGCAGGAGATTTGAAGAAAAGTGATGTTGTAACAACCTTACCTTTAACCCTCGTTGATTTTATGCAATTGACACACAAAGGGGAGGTGAATAGCTTGGCATATCAGCCATATTGTGCCAATGTGGTGGTGAAAAGTGCGGTGCAAAATTACGCCGATTTTTTAACCTTAATTCAGCAAGTTACGGCGCAAAATCAACCTTTAGATTCAGAAAAAATTCAGCAAATTTTCACCGCATTTAATAAAGTCCGTTACCTCACCGCATTACGTGTAGGGGAGTTAGGCAGTGAACAGCTCAACCAACGTATTGCAGAGGGGCTGCGTGCAAAGGGCTTAGTGCAATTTAATCAAGCGCGTGAACATTATCTCGGCAAACCCATTATGATTACGCAAAATGATCGCAATGTGGGCTTATATAATGGGGATATTGGGTTATATTTACTCAGTCCTAATGAACAGGGGCAGCTAAAAGGGCATTTTTATTTTGAAAATGGCAAACGGGAATTAGCCAGCCGTATTCCACGCCACGAAACCGCCTTTGCAATGACAGTGCATAAATCACAAGGCTCTGAATTTGACCACGCCTTTATGGTACTGCCCACTGAACCCAGCCCGATTTTATCCCGTGAATTGGTTTACACGGGAATTACCCGTGCCAAGAACCAAGCCACCGTATTTAGCACGGAGCAAAGCTGGAAAACCGCGGTAAGAAATCCCACCAAACGACAAAGTGGATTGGCGTTGTTGTTACAGAAACTGGTTGAATGA
- the recB gene encoding exodeoxyribonuclease V subunit beta: MTIKTQTLNPATMPLQGVSLIEASAGTGKTYTMASLYIRLLLQAGENCFNQPLSVDKILVVTFTEMATQELRERIRARIYHSKQLLLQYQTTQDLTVFAQGGDPLLGELVQGLNDIPLAIQRLSWAEQSMDTAAIYTIHSFCRRMLMQYAFNSGVHFNLALVTDESDLLARLTNEFWREAFYHQPVLVAKWVNQTLKSPQALLKKIRPHLGKEGVEVALSHPRLLELSLDEFFQQYLLTTYQAIDAFKQEWLANAEALAVFFTENKEKIKYANHYAGRLEKMRAWAEDPSNYSLPDIFIYFTEREINAKIKSGFAPLQHPLFCQAEHLWTQSEEMALALPIVLYHAIQAIRKKWFDYKNQHIQKGFDDLLRLVREGLYGENGQELAALIRNQYPFAMIDEFQDTDAQQYQIFSKIYIEKPPQQSQPAPSGFIMIGDPKQSIYKFRGADIFTYFKASQQANQRFTLKENWRSTAALIQSVNGVFDFEQPPPFLFDEIQFDPVKAGKNLPHFNLNGQDEPALRCYLGEDYDQEQFAKNCAISIQQWLNSAAQNQAKFADEPLQAKNIAVLVRTGKEAQRIKTALQNLGIASVYLSDKSNVFDSETAQELALILQACLNPLNERYILNAIATQLFGLTSAEIYQIKQDETQWEHWVDTFFAYQKTWQQKGILVMLHQLLLNEETPLTQRLLAHNQGERILTDFLHLAELLQQASRLNESEAALLRWFEKQIQGTDRLEESIRLESERDLVKIVTIHKSKGLAYDLVWLPFIAKPKKEEKNTITTYYATEQDHILWDMENQQSARVLKEDLAEEMRLLYVALTRAKYQVALCLPKTFEKKWNGLLYALTQGKCGESLNLSATYDSTALLQTLQQNVGEQNVAISHSNDLIASAPLVSPHHTQHFSPAIFNGKIEYHWGVTSFTDMVHKHQRNTLQLQAENESAVQISQVFDQGKDYDFNLPQAFPLNEEITPQERTYPQGYTPFDLPSGVRVGTILHRYLEKNTAQSALDEQNLAKLCQGLQLDEQWIVPLQQWFNAIYHSPLLVGENVTLAQIQPQDCIKEMQFYLKLNKAFDATAFNRALQNYHPFPSQSLIFERLQGMLRGFIDLVFRHQGKYYVLDYKSNLLGHQMENYQPAQLPEVMKNGFYDWQYLLYTLALYRYLTLRDPHYQYERDFGGVIYTFLRGMNGKDQTGIYFDKPDWRLIQALEELF, translated from the coding sequence ATGACGATAAAAACGCAAACACTCAATCCAGCCACAATGCCTTTGCAAGGTGTGAGCCTGATCGAAGCCTCAGCGGGAACAGGGAAAACGTACACAATGGCGTCCCTGTATATTCGTTTGCTGCTACAAGCAGGGGAAAACTGTTTCAACCAACCACTCTCTGTCGATAAAATTTTAGTGGTAACCTTTACCGAAATGGCAACACAAGAATTACGAGAACGTATTCGTGCAAGAATTTACCACAGCAAGCAGTTACTTTTGCAATATCAAACCACGCAAGATCTAACGGTCTTTGCACAAGGGGGCGATCCCTTGCTGGGGGAATTAGTGCAAGGCTTAAATGACATTCCCCTAGCCATTCAGCGCCTTAGTTGGGCAGAGCAGAGTATGGATACGGCAGCGATTTACACGATCCACAGTTTTTGTCGTCGAATGTTAATGCAATATGCCTTTAATTCGGGCGTGCATTTTAATTTAGCGTTGGTAACCGATGAAAGTGATTTACTCGCACGTTTAACCAACGAATTTTGGCGAGAAGCCTTTTATCATCAACCTGTGCTTGTCGCAAAATGGGTGAATCAAACGCTAAAATCGCCACAAGCATTATTGAAAAAAATTCGCCCACATTTAGGCAAAGAGGGGGTTGAGGTCGCCCTTTCTCATCCGCGCTTGCTTGAGCTATCTCTTGATGAATTTTTCCAACAATATTTATTAACCACCTATCAGGCAATTGATGCGTTTAAGCAAGAATGGTTGGCAAATGCCGAAGCACTTGCCGTATTCTTCACGGAAAATAAAGAAAAAATTAAATACGCGAATCATTATGCAGGACGCCTTGAGAAAATGCGGGCGTGGGCGGAAGATCCGAGCAATTATAGCTTGCCAGATATTTTTATTTATTTTACCGAAAGAGAGATTAACGCAAAAATAAAATCGGGATTTGCCCCGTTACAACATCCTCTTTTTTGCCAAGCGGAACATTTATGGACGCAATCAGAAGAAATGGCACTTGCCTTACCGATTGTGCTATATCACGCCATTCAAGCCATTCGGAAAAAATGGTTTGATTATAAAAATCAGCACATCCAAAAAGGCTTTGATGATCTGTTACGTTTAGTGCGAGAAGGGCTATATGGAGAAAATGGGCAGGAGTTAGCTGCGTTGATTCGCAATCAATATCCCTTTGCGATGATTGACGAATTTCAAGATACCGATGCACAACAGTATCAAATTTTTTCTAAAATTTATATTGAAAAGCCACCACAGCAATCTCAGCCCGCTCCGTCAGGCTTTATAATGATTGGCGATCCGAAACAATCTATTTATAAATTTCGTGGCGCAGATATTTTTACTTATTTTAAGGCTTCGCAACAAGCCAACCAGCGTTTTACACTGAAAGAAAACTGGCGTTCTACCGCTGCATTAATTCAATCTGTTAATGGGGTTTTTGATTTTGAACAGCCACCGCCTTTTTTATTTGACGAAATTCAGTTTGATCCCGTAAAAGCAGGAAAAAATCTCCCGCACTTTAATCTCAATGGGCAAGATGAACCTGCGTTGCGTTGCTATTTAGGTGAGGACTATGATCAAGAACAGTTTGCCAAAAATTGTGCGATTTCCATTCAGCAATGGCTAAACAGTGCGGCGCAAAATCAAGCAAAATTTGCCGATGAACCCTTGCAAGCAAAAAATATTGCGGTGTTGGTGCGTACAGGAAAAGAAGCTCAGCGCATTAAAACCGCCTTGCAAAATTTGGGCATCGCCTCGGTATATTTATCCGATAAAAGCAATGTGTTTGACAGTGAAACCGCACAGGAATTGGCTCTGATTTTGCAGGCCTGTTTAAATCCGCTGAATGAACGCTACATTCTCAATGCCATTGCCACCCAATTATTTGGCTTAACCAGTGCAGAAATTTATCAAATTAAGCAAGATGAAACCCAGTGGGAGCATTGGGTGGATACCTTTTTTGCCTATCAAAAAACGTGGCAACAAAAAGGCATTTTGGTGATGTTGCATCAATTATTGCTTAATGAAGAAACCCCGCTTACGCAACGCTTGCTTGCACACAATCAAGGTGAAAGAATTTTGACAGATTTCTTGCACTTAGCGGAACTTTTACAACAAGCTAGCCGTTTAAACGAAAGTGAAGCTGCCTTATTGCGTTGGTTTGAAAAGCAAATTCAAGGGACAGATCGGCTAGAAGAAAGCATTCGTTTAGAAAGTGAACGAGATTTAGTTAAAATTGTGACTATTCATAAATCAAAAGGCTTAGCTTATGATCTGGTGTGGTTACCCTTTATCGCCAAGCCGAAGAAAGAGGAAAAAAACACAATCACCACCTATTACGCCACAGAACAAGACCACATATTGTGGGATATGGAAAATCAGCAATCAGCACGCGTGCTTAAAGAAGATCTAGCAGAAGAAATGCGTTTGCTTTATGTGGCGCTTACCCGTGCTAAATACCAAGTGGCATTGTGTTTACCGAAGACTTTTGAAAAAAAATGGAATGGGTTGCTCTATGCCTTAACGCAAGGGAAGTGTGGAGAAAGCCTAAACTTATCCGCAACCTATGACAGCACAGCATTATTACAAACCTTGCAGCAAAACGTTGGTGAACAGAATGTGGCGATTAGCCACAGCAACGATCTTATCGCAAGTGCGCCATTGGTTTCCCCTCATCACACGCAGCACTTTAGCCCCGCCATATTTAATGGCAAGATTGAATACCATTGGGGAGTAACCAGCTTCACGGATATGGTGCATAAGCATCAACGCAATACATTACAATTACAGGCTGAAAATGAAAGTGCGGTGCAAATTTCGCAAGTTTTTGATCAAGGTAAGGATTACGATTTCAACCTGCCACAAGCCTTCCCGTTAAACGAAGAAATAACGCCACAAGAACGTACCTATCCACAAGGTTATACCCCTTTTGATTTGCCAAGTGGCGTGCGTGTGGGGACGATTTTACACCGTTATTTAGAAAAAAATACCGCACAATCTGCCCTTGATGAACAAAATCTTGCCAAATTATGCCAAGGGTTACAGCTTGATGAACAATGGATTGTGCCATTACAACAATGGTTTAACGCCATTTATCACAGCCCATTATTGGTTGGTGAAAACGTAACCCTTGCACAAATTCAACCGCAAGATTGTATAAAAGAAATGCAATTTTATTTAAAATTAAACAAAGCCTTTGATGCCACTGCGTTTAATCGAGCCTTGCAAAATTATCACCCATTTCCCTCACAATCGCTGATTTTTGAGCGTTTGCAAGGAATGTTGCGTGGTTTTATTGACCTCGTGTTTCGTCATCAGGGTAAATATTATGTGCTAGATTACAAATCAAACTTGCTTGGTCATCAAATGGAAAATTATCAGCCTGCCCAGTTGCCTGAAGTGATGAAAAATGGCTTTTATGATTGGCAATATTTGCTTTATACCTTAGCGTTATACCGCTATTTAACCTTGCGTGATCCGCATTATCAATATGAGAGGGATTTTGGAGGCGTGATTTATACGTTTTTACGCGGAATGAATGGCAAAGATCAAACAGGTATTTATTTTGATAAACCAGATTGGCGATTAATTCAAGCCTTGGAGGAATTATTCTAA
- a CDS encoding HigA family addiction module antitoxin — protein MNMYNPPHPAEIIKEDILPELGLTVTQAAKQLGVNRVTLSRLLNGKASISAEMALRLHAWLGENSPSPESWLHQQADYDLWKAAQNKNFSVIPALA, from the coding sequence ATGAATATGTATAATCCCCCACACCCAGCAGAAATTATTAAAGAAGATATTTTACCTGAGCTAGGTCTAACCGTTACTCAAGCAGCTAAGCAATTAGGGGTAAATCGTGTTACACTTTCTCGCCTATTAAATGGTAAAGCCTCAATCAGTGCCGAAATGGCATTACGCCTGCACGCTTGGCTAGGAGAAAATAGTCCAAGTCCTGAAAGTTGGTTACATCAGCAAGCTGACTACGATCTCTGGAAAGCCGCTCAAAACAAGAATTTTTCTGTTATTCCAGCATTAGCTTAG
- the asnS gene encoding asparagine--tRNA ligase, with translation MTQIAPIAEVLQGKIQIGDQVTVRGWVRTRRDSKAGLSFLAVYDGSCFDPIQVIVNNDIANYQEEILRLTTGCSVIVTGKVVESPAEGQAVELQAEKVEVTGWVEDPDTYPMAAKRHSIEYLREVAHLRPRTNIIGAVARVRHCLAQAIHRFFHEQGFYWVATPLITASDTEGAGEMFRVSTLDLENLPRTEQGAVDFSQDFFGKEAFLTVSGQLNGETYACALSKIYTFGPTFRAENSNTTRHLAEFWMVEPEVAFADLNDNAKLAEAMLKYVFRAVLDERKDDLKFFEKHVDSSVISRLENFIHSDFAQIDYTDAIDVLLKSGKKFEFPVSWGIDLSSEHERYLAEEYFKSPVVVKNYPKDIKAFYMRLNDDGKTVAAMDVLAPGIGEIIGGSQREERLDVLDKRMVEMGLNPEDYWWYRDLRRYGTVPHSGFGLGFERLIVYVTGVQNIRDVIPFPRAPRNANF, from the coding sequence ATGACACAAATTGCCCCTATTGCAGAGGTATTACAAGGCAAAATTCAAATCGGTGATCAGGTTACCGTACGAGGTTGGGTGCGTACCCGTCGTGATTCTAAAGCAGGGCTTTCTTTCCTTGCGGTGTATGATGGTTCTTGTTTCGACCCTATCCAAGTGATCGTCAATAATGATATTGCAAATTATCAAGAAGAAATTCTACGCTTAACCACGGGTTGCTCGGTGATTGTTACAGGTAAAGTGGTGGAATCCCCAGCAGAGGGACAAGCAGTAGAATTACAAGCGGAAAAGGTGGAAGTAACAGGTTGGGTGGAAGATCCTGATACCTATCCAATGGCGGCTAAACGCCACAGTATTGAATATTTGCGTGAAGTGGCACACCTTCGCCCTCGCACTAATATCATCGGTGCAGTCGCACGTGTTCGCCATTGTTTGGCTCAAGCCATTCACCGCTTCTTTCACGAACAAGGTTTTTATTGGGTTGCAACCCCACTGATTACGGCATCTGATACTGAAGGTGCGGGGGAAATGTTCCGTGTTTCAACCCTAGATTTAGAAAATTTACCACGTACCGAACAAGGTGCGGTGGATTTTTCGCAAGATTTTTTCGGTAAAGAAGCCTTTTTAACCGTATCTGGTCAGCTAAATGGGGAAACTTATGCTTGTGCATTAAGTAAAATCTATACCTTTGGCCCAACATTCCGTGCGGAAAATTCTAATACCACTCGCCACTTGGCAGAGTTCTGGATGGTTGAACCTGAAGTTGCTTTTGCGGATCTGAATGATAACGCAAAACTCGCCGAAGCAATGCTTAAATATGTGTTCCGTGCCGTATTAGATGAGCGTAAAGATGATCTTAAATTCTTTGAAAAACACGTTGATAGTTCTGTTATCAGCCGTTTAGAAAACTTTATTCATTCTGATTTTGCGCAAATTGATTACACAGATGCCATTGACGTCTTATTAAAATCAGGCAAAAAATTTGAATTCCCTGTTTCTTGGGGAATTGATTTATCCTCTGAACACGAACGCTATTTAGCAGAAGAATATTTTAAATCCCCAGTAGTGGTGAAAAACTATCCAAAAGACATCAAGGCGTTTTATATGCGTTTAAATGATGATGGAAAAACCGTAGCAGCAATGGACGTATTAGCCCCGGGAATTGGTGAAATTATCGGTGGTTCACAACGTGAAGAACGCCTAGACGTGTTGGATAAACGTATGGTAGAAATGGGTTTAAATCCAGAAGATTACTGGTGGTATCGCGATCTCCGCCGTTATGGTACTGTACCACATTCAGGCTTTGGTCTTGGTTTTGAACGTTTAATTGTTTATGTAACTGGCGTGCAAAATATCCGCGATGTGATCCCATTCCCACGCGCACCAAGAAATGCGAATTTCTAG
- a CDS encoding ROK family protein, which yields MIKERKQDKYVLKLQQLGKVYRLIEQFEEISRIDLSKLSHLAPATITSLTRQLINERLIIEKAVRNTENRGRPAIGLCVSPFFWQSLCAVLSEDRFDIFLCELDGTPLAEHSFPLRSEEFAQLDRVLVGFVQAFLEKTKLEPYKVITFSIAVTGELDNEERYVYHLGNRQLTLDLKALFHPYFKMPVMVTDYFQTWLFAESSVGSVIGCDHVLFLQLDERVNLSVLSQGDVLRCNKQPKMNIDKLITPTFNPIQHQLNPHLPETERHQIINQLTHQAIYKLIDLAYPDNQQVNNIEKIHFLCKKAQGNEAKAIDIIHHIADLTAYHLMCLVNMFSSKKVMLNTCLLSAKEIFLARLNQRLSLYHCNVEVVTSRYKWNSPEVLTAAIKQGIYDGSLLGDLLKNKEKLC from the coding sequence ATGATCAAGGAAAGAAAACAAGATAAGTATGTCTTAAAATTACAACAACTAGGGAAAGTGTATCGGCTAATTGAACAATTTGAAGAAATTTCGCGGATTGATCTTTCAAAGCTTTCGCATTTAGCACCAGCGACGATCACCTCTTTAACCCGTCAGCTTATTAATGAACGATTAATTATTGAAAAAGCCGTGCGAAATACAGAAAACCGTGGACGTCCAGCAATTGGTTTATGTGTATCGCCTTTTTTCTGGCAGTCGTTATGTGCGGTGCTGAGTGAAGATCGTTTTGATATATTTCTTTGTGAATTAGATGGCACACCGTTGGCAGAACATTCTTTCCCGCTACGCAGTGAAGAATTTGCACAATTAGATCGCGTTTTAGTAGGGTTCGTGCAAGCGTTTTTAGAAAAAACCAAACTCGAACCTTATAAAGTCATCACCTTTTCTATTGCCGTAACTGGGGAGTTAGATAATGAAGAGCGCTACGTTTATCACCTTGGCAATCGCCAGCTAACACTTGATCTGAAAGCCTTATTTCACCCTTATTTTAAAATGCCTGTTATGGTAACGGATTATTTCCAAACGTGGTTGTTTGCCGAAAGCTCGGTGGGTAGTGTGATTGGTTGTGATCACGTTTTATTTTTACAACTTGATGAACGAGTCAATTTAAGCGTATTATCACAAGGTGATGTGTTACGATGTAACAAACAGCCAAAGATGAATATTGATAAGCTCATTACGCCAACGTTCAACCCAATTCAGCATCAACTCAATCCTCACTTACCTGAAACGGAACGTCATCAAATTATCAATCAGCTCACACACCAAGCTATTTATAAATTGATTGATTTGGCGTATCCCGACAATCAACAAGTGAATAATATTGAAAAAATTCACTTTTTATGTAAAAAAGCACAAGGCAATGAGGCAAAAGCGATTGATATTATTCACCATATCGCGGATTTAACGGCTTACCATTTAATGTGTTTAGTTAATATGTTTTCCTCTAAAAAAGTGATGTTAAACACCTGTTTATTGAGTGCAAAAGAGATTTTCTTAGCGCGCTTAAATCAACGTTTATCCCTTTATCATTGCAATGTGGAAGTGGTAACAAGCCGTTATAAATGGAATAGCCCAGAAGTCTTAACTGCGGCAATTAAGCAAGGGATTTATGATGGCAGTTTGCTCGGTGATCTACTGAAAAATAAAGAAAAATTGTGTTAG
- a CDS encoding DsrE/DsrF/TusD sulfur relay family protein — protein MQNILFIVHSSPYGDEHFFSALRLALQLQEQHKSAVQLRLFFMSDAVVGGLAQQSPAEGYHLQQMIEILTAQGATVKLCKTCGTARGIHNASLAEGVEIGTLIELADWTMEADKVLNF, from the coding sequence ATGCAAAACATCTTATTTATTGTACATTCTTCCCCTTATGGCGATGAACATTTTTTCAGTGCGTTACGCCTTGCTTTACAGTTACAAGAGCAACATAAAAGTGCGGTACAATTACGCTTATTTTTTATGTCTGATGCCGTCGTCGGAGGATTGGCTCAACAATCGCCAGCTGAAGGTTATCATTTACAGCAAATGATCGAAATTCTCACCGCACAGGGGGCGACAGTAAAATTATGTAAAACCTGCGGGACTGCGCGAGGTATCCACAATGCCTCGCTCGCAGAGGGGGTAGAAATTGGAACATTAATTGAACTTGCCGATTGGACAATGGAAGCAGATAAAGTATTGAATTTTTAA